The Xiphophorus couchianus chromosome 5, X_couchianus-1.0, whole genome shotgun sequence genome includes a region encoding these proteins:
- the LOC114144062 gene encoding melanin-concentrating hormone receptor 1-like has product MDFLNVSYFSSGDSNLTRAEDDAPHCGASLPVIFGIICFLGIIGNCIVIYTILKKTKCHAKQTVPDIFILNLSIVDLLFLLGMPFLIHQLLGNGTWHFGAAMCTVITALDSNSQIVSTYILTAMTLDRYLATVHPIRFNHIRTPYVAVLVIGLVWVLSMFTIIPVWMYTGLMPLPDGLVACALLLPDLVNDTYWFTLYQFFLAFAIPLVIICLVFFKILQHMSASVAPLPPRSLRVRTRKVTRMAVAICLAFFTCWAPYYILQLIHLGVQNPSIAFSYAYNIAISMGYANSCINPFLYIVLSETFKRHFLQAVRPINRKFRVNPSTTDSVSMRIVPEGAQQEQASREILPSNDPPQ; this is encoded by the exons ATGGATTTCTTGAACGTTTCTTATTTTTCTAGTGGAGACTCAAATTTAACAAGAG CTGAAGATGATGCCCCTCACTGCGGTGCCAGTCTGCCTGTCATCTTTGGAATCATCTGTTTCCTGGGCATCATCGGGAACTGCATCGTCATTTACACAATTCTGAAGAAGACCAAGTGTCATGCCAAGCAAACAGTCCCAGACATATTCATCTTAAACTTGTCAATCGTCGATCTCCTGTTTCTTCTTGGCATGCCGTTCCTCATCCACCAGTTGCTGGGCAACGGTACGTGGCACTTCGGTGCGGCCATGTGCACGGTCATCACTGCCCTCGACTCCAACAGTCAGATTGTCAGCACTTACATTCTCACTGCAATGACCCTTGACCGCTACTTGGCGACTGTTCACCCGATCCGCTTCAACCACATCCGAACACCATACGTAGCTGTACTGGTCATCGGACTGGTGTGGGTCCTGTCCATGTTCACAATCATCCCTGTGTGGATGTACACTGGTCTGATGCCTCTGCCGGATGGACTGGTTGCTTGTGCTCTCCTTCTCCCAGATTTGGTCAATGACACGTACTGGTTTACACTTTATCAGTTTTTCTTGGCTTTTGCAATCCCTTTGGTCATCATCTGCCTGGTGTTCTTCAAGATCCTACAACACATGTCCGCCAGCGTggcaccgctgcccccacgcaGTTTAAGAGTGCGGACCAGGAAGGTGACCCGGATGGCGGTGGCCATCTGTCTCGCTTTCTTTACCTGCTGGGCTCCTTACTACATCCTGCAGCTCATCCATCTCGGGGTGCAGAACCCAAGCATAGCTTTCTCATATGCGTATAACATCGCCATCAGCATGGGTTACGCAAACAGCTGCATCAACCCATTTCTCTACATTGTTCTCAGTGAGACCTTCAAGAGACATTTCCTCCAGGCGGTGCGGCCAATCAACAGGAAGTTCAGAGTAAACCCGAGCACCACAGACAGTGTTAGCATGAGGATTGTACCAGAAGGGGCTCAGCAGGAGCAGGCCTCCAGGGAGATATTGCCCTCCAATGATCCCCCACAGTga